Proteins encoded within one genomic window of Candidatus Eisenbacteria bacterium:
- a CDS encoding MFS transporter gives MPIERDAIQAAEGPSSTRHHHPVVFMVLILPFGVLGGFLQVSIGYLLAQAGVSVDRIAALIAISYLPHTWKFLWAPIADITLTRKAWYLIACAMTAVGLWATAALPATANGLRVLTTVVLISNVAVTFLGMAVESLMAYGTSADEKGRAGGWFQAGNLGGTGIGGGAGLWLAQHLPAAWMSGAILAIGCLLCCLGLSFVPEHASAHRGESLGRNLLNVVRDLWDVARSKMGFLALFLCFLPIGSGAASGLWSAVANDWHASANTVALVTGVLGGIASAAGCILGGFLSDRMNRQWAYAIFGVAQALCAVAMALAPRVEATYVVFTLVYAVATGLTYAGFSAFVLEAMGTGAAATKYNVFASLSNTPIAYMTSIDGWAHTRYGPSGMLYTEALFALAGLVLFTLVFGAVRRYWRLSPA, from the coding sequence ATGCCGATCGAACGCGACGCGATCCAGGCGGCCGAGGGACCTTCGTCCACGCGCCACCACCACCCCGTCGTCTTCATGGTCCTGATCCTGCCGTTCGGGGTGCTCGGTGGCTTCCTCCAGGTCTCCATCGGCTACCTGCTCGCGCAGGCCGGCGTCTCCGTCGACCGGATCGCGGCGCTGATCGCCATCAGCTATCTGCCCCACACCTGGAAGTTCCTGTGGGCGCCGATCGCCGACATCACGCTGACCCGGAAGGCCTGGTATCTCATCGCCTGCGCGATGACCGCCGTGGGCCTGTGGGCGACGGCGGCGCTGCCGGCCACGGCCAATGGCCTTCGCGTCCTGACCACCGTGGTCCTGATCTCGAATGTCGCCGTGACGTTCCTCGGGATGGCGGTCGAGAGCCTGATGGCGTACGGGACGTCGGCGGACGAGAAGGGCCGCGCCGGCGGCTGGTTCCAGGCGGGCAACCTGGGCGGCACCGGCATCGGCGGCGGCGCGGGACTGTGGCTGGCGCAGCACCTGCCGGCGGCGTGGATGTCGGGAGCGATCCTCGCCATCGGGTGCCTCCTGTGCTGCTTGGGCTTGTCGTTCGTGCCCGAGCACGCGTCCGCGCACCGCGGGGAGAGTCTCGGACGCAATCTGCTCAACGTCGTTCGCGACCTGTGGGATGTCGCCCGGTCGAAAATGGGCTTCCTCGCCCTGTTCCTCTGCTTCCTGCCGATCGGATCGGGAGCCGCATCCGGATTGTGGTCGGCGGTGGCGAACGACTGGCACGCGTCCGCCAACACGGTGGCGCTCGTCACCGGCGTCCTCGGCGGGATCGCGTCGGCCGCCGGATGCATCCTCGGTGGCTTCCTCAGCGACCGCATGAACCGCCAATGGGCCTACGCGATCTTCGGCGTCGCGCAGGCGCTGTGCGCGGTCGCCATGGCGCTCGCGCCCCGCGTGGAAGCCACGTACGTGGTCTTCACCCTGGTCTACGCGGTGGCCACCGGTCTCACCTATGCCGGCTTCTCGGCCTTCGTGCTCGAAGCCATGGGCACCGGCGCCGCGGCCACGAAGTACAACGTGTTCGCCTCGCTCTCGAATACGCCGATCGCGTACATGACGTCGATCGACGGCTGGGCGCACACCCGCTACGG